In the genome of Brachypodium distachyon strain Bd21 chromosome 3, Brachypodium_distachyon_v3.0, whole genome shotgun sequence, the window TGCAGACCAGATGAATCCAGTCATCCTCCACAAAAGGATTCCAACGTAGATTGCTACAATGCAGTCAACAGTGTAATGATGACGCCCCCGTATCTCCCTCTGGGCACTGTGCAGGACTAGAAACCATATGACAACAGATATCCAGCCCCCATAGGCTTCCTGCATAGAAAGTGTTAAGATGGATATTTGTTCCTTTTACTATCATTTTTCTTGAGAACAGATTTAGGGATTAACAGCTGAGCACAGAAATTAAACCAACGTTTGTCCAAATGAAGATGGAAACTCATATTGAAGAAAAACAGATGACAATCGCAAGCTGAGTCTTTCACCAAAATAGAATAATCGACCAGAGACGAATCTAATGAATGTTACTAAAACAGCAATAGCATAATGAACAGAGCCTAGAACTGATGAACGCAGATTTAAGAAAAATCAAATTGCCCCAAAATTGAGAGAGGCTCATATTGAAGAGAAGAAGATAGACAGTGGCTTGCTGAACTTTTACCACAGGAAATACAATGAATGATATAAAACCAGCAATAACTTACTGAAGAGTGCCTAGAACTGATCAATGGTCTTATTTTATAAGGACTTGTATATAAGTATGGACACAGGCTGTGGGATATCCTCTAAGGCTGAAGCACATATTAGAAACAAAAACTGTATAGAGTCAGTGTATCACATTTCTGTATCAGTGACATTACATGTTTGAAAATAGGGTGAAAACTTTAAAGCCACAAAACCTTGCACCAGAGAGTGGGATCATGAGGAGACCTGCATCCTCTGCTCCATGGCTCAGGAGACCGTCAAACAGCTTTGTTTTGCATGGACTGCCCTTTTCTTAATAAGGTGTGGGCAGATGTTAGATGATGGAAAGGAAACTTCACTTTCACGATAGATGAAGCACACAAAATCGAGGAGTGGCGGAATGGAGATCGCAAGATTTTTGGTAAAGAAAGGTGATGCGAAATGGATGGGCCCCTCATCTATACCATCTGGGATGTGTGGAAAGAGCGAAATCGTCGTCTTTTCTCCAATGAGGCAAACGAGAGTGGATATGTTGGGCTTCTTATTCACGAAGACTCTCATTTGTTTAAATGGGCTTCTGTGCCAAGGGTGGTTGCTGTAATCTCTGACGGAGAGTAGTTGTTTTAAATCGCTGTAAGTTTTTTTGCTAACCTTGACCCTAATAACCAAGGTTAGCACTACTCGTTTTCTCCTATGACGAATGACAGAGCTCCTGCCAGttttcctcaaaaaagaaaaagaggaaaaaagggTGACCCTGCCACCCTGGTGAGTTTAATTTCATATCATTTGCAGCAGAACATAAGGAAGGGTAAATGCATAGCAATTTCAATTTATGTCATGACGAATAGGGGGGAGAACATACCGTCCATGCCATAGCAGTCAGGACAGCAACAAGCATATGCCCACTATATATAAGATCACTACAACCACCACTGGCTTTCTTCAGCAAATGATACCATGAAGGGCCTTCTCCAGCAGTTGGCCTCAAAATGTCTATTAGGAAGTTCATATGTCCCCACTCAGGTCTATACTCAACAGCATAATCTTGAACAATTGCTGTAATAAGAAAAGGATAATAAACAGTTACTTCAAATAAAAGAAGCAGCTATTTTCATTTGTTAAAATGCTCTAACCATATGGCATATCCTCCTGCATGACCCGACGGATTGCAGCTGGATCAGAGGCATATGGAGCATAATATTTCTGTGCCCAAGGATGATAATGGTAAGGTATTTGATACCGAGCTTCAGCACACCAAGGCCTCGGGGATGGAAGAATCGTAGCAAGGAATGTTATGGTCCGGAGAAAACGCCCTACTGCCATAGTGAACATATACCTTGTGGCTATTCCAAGTCCAGGACCTTTGATGCAGTCAAAAAGTGCTGAGAACCCCAACATGATAAATAACATCAAATAGTGATGAAGTGTGATGATCTGAGCTCTCAGTAGATCAACCACAGTTTGAGGAAGCCTCTCATTCAGTGCTAGAAGCAGCCACTGACCAGTGTCCGGAAGAGGAGCAGTAGATCTGTGAATAGCATCGGAGCTATCTAAGTTTAGCTCTTTCAAGATTACAGAGTTCGTGTATGCCTCGAAAGGTGCAAAATGAAAGTATTTTGCACTCAAATAAATGCAATGGAAACTAATATTGTTAAAGAGTGTACCAAGGGTGTTGATGTTTCCCAAGACAGGGAGGTGGCATCCCAATATCCAAACAATGGAACTAAAACGGTATGAAAAACTGGTAAGTTGTTTCAATTCCATCAAATTTATAAATTATAATCACTTGAAGAATTCCAAGTTGAACAGGAGGAACAAAACCATGACTAACATAGCTATAAAAAAGGTTataatatatactccctccgtcccaaaataagtgacgtggatttgtatagattcttatgcaaatccacgtcacttatttcaggatggagggagtatataaacAGAACGAGCTTTTATGTACATGTTTGATGGCGCATCAGCCAATGATTGCAGCTTATAATTTTTGCTTCACAATCAAACAAAACATTATATTTCCTATGCAAAGCACCATCTATCTATTCACATTCCTCACTTAAAGCACAATGTCTTGAGCTAATTGTCCTAACTCGTATTGGGATAAGTTGATGTGTGGCCCAAAGGTGTGATGAACATATGATATATATTTcttactcccttcgatccataacaagtgtcaaggaattgtactaaatttagtataactttgtactaaatcaccgacacttgttatggatcggagggagtagcaactAGTAGGAGTTTACGATACGGGGTACAACTGTCCACGTACCAAAATGCTGATGCCTTGCCTCTTAGAAAAGTTGCAATCCTCATATTACAGGTCTATAACAATACCAAAGATGAACGGTGTGCCCAAATTCGACAACTAAAAGCGTCCGGAGTAGACCTGTGCCATTGGCGGCCGAGCACGGAGGAGACGAATCGGACGGAGATGGCCTCGCagaggagcgcggcgagcATGAATGTCAAGGCGGCGAGGAACCGCGGGGCGGTGCGGAGCTCGGCTTCCCAGCGGCGGTAGaagggcgcgcgggcggcggtggccagcGCCAGAGCCGGCCAGAGTGCCGGCTGCAGCCGCCCGTGCAACGAGGGAGAGAGGTGCCGGAGGTAGTCCGTGCCAACGTACGCCGCGGCAGCCAGACCCAGACCGCCCGGCGCGAGGGATCGCAGGCGAGCCGCTGGACGCGGTGGCGAGATGGGCCGCTTCGGCATCGGCATAGGCGGGGAATTCTGGGGAGAGCTCCTCCTGGTCTGGACATGGCTGAGCCGATTGGAAAATCAGTATTCCATTTTCTCCCTATTTAGTCACCGCAAGTGTAGGGAGAAAAACATCCGTTGCCAGTTGCCACACAAAAATGAACTGCCTAACACactcgttttctttttttgaccgggCCTAACACACGGGACTTTTGTTGCAAGTATTTTTCATTGGGTTTGAAGGTACGTTTTGCTTTTGATCTAGTCACATACTGTATTGCTGAGctcaaatttgcaaaaaaaaaaaaaactcttcgTTTTTTATCTTCAGATGGAAAATTGCACCCGGGGAAACTTTTTCTGTTTGCCGATTCGAAGCATCTTGTGTCGGTTGTTTCCGAACGTATTGTAAGAGGCTGGTTTTTGACCGGGCCTAACACACTGGTTTTGCAAGACGTTACATGCGTATTTAGACAAAACTGCGATAATAAATTTTGCCCCAAGGGGGTTATAATTTCAGAACGATTGGGCAacgaaaaaaagaacaatgtTTTTTCGTGTTGGGTCACCATGATGTAATCATGCAATCCCAAAAAAGATGTCACGGAATGCTTTTCCTATGGTGCCTCAGCTCATCGCTGGTCGAGGTGCATAGAACAATCCAGGTGCTTACCCATAGTTGATGGTAGCTTTGCTGTTATGATCATACTAAATGCATTAGCAACTTGTTTGCATCCGTCATTTGGGCCTAGAATTATGGAATTcatttgaattccaaaaattaacttgtttggttggcatggAACTGGCGACATGAATTCAATCccaaatttcatgaaatcacCCTATAACTTTctaaagccatcatttctctggaattaTCTCTCCActttacaaatccatgtggtagacaaacatgatttttgaacccggaattcaaattcaaccaaatgaaatcctataaaagattggatttcatttcatttctatcAAATAAGAATTATTGTGACTAATTAGGCCATGTAGTTGTCATCCAAATAATTGCAATAACAACAATTTACCGGGGCAAGTAGATATGGATAAACTGTCAAATATGCATGCATTAATTGACAACCGCTTGTTAACAATCTGCAAGTAGTGTGCCCCAGACATTTTTTTATAGCAAATGTTAATTATATGGTCGAGAAAGGTAAATAACTTGGCAAGTGTATACATATAACCTGGCAACCGCTTGTCAATAATTTGGCAAGTGTACGCCTGACATTATTTGGGACAATTTTTGTGAGCGAATGTTAATTATTAATTATAAGGTACGATTAAGGTAAATAATTTGATAAGTGTGCACAAATAAACTGGCAACCGCTTGTTAATAATTAGGTAAGTGTACGCCAGACATTACTCTGAGAAATTGTCAATTATATGATATGATTAAGGTAAATAACTTAACAAgtgttcctaaaaaaacttGACAAGTGTGCACAATAAACTGATATCAATTTGTTAATAATCTGGCATATGTACCCTAGACAAATATTTGCTAGCGAATACTAATTACACGGTATGGTTAAGGCAAATAAAAGACTCGAGAAGTGTGCACAAATAAAATAGCGCAAGCTATAGTACGAAATAACATGTATAGTATTTGCAGCGGGCCGTTGCTAAATCTTACATCGTGCTATTTAAAACCTTGGTTACCATGCAATTCCAAAAAATGGTATCTGCTGTGGATTAGAGGTAGCAGCTTCTCACTTGAGAGagggttgggttgggttgaTGAACAATCCAGGTGCTCACGCATGGTTGATGGCAGCTTTGCCATTGTTATGATTATAGTAAATGCACTAAGATTATTCTGACCAATTAGGCCCTGTAGTTGTCACCCAAATAATTGCAATTGCAATAACAACAATTTACCGTGCAAATAGATACGGATAAGCCGataaatatgcatgcataattGGCAACCGCTTGTTAACAATCTGACAAGTATGCCTAGCAAATGTTAATTATATGGTTGATAAAGGTAAATAACTTGGCAAGTGTATACAAATAACCTGGCAACCGCTTGTtcataatctggcaagtacAAGTGACAAGTTTTTGTGAGCGAATGTTAATTATATGGTAATTAAGGTAAGTAACTTGACAAGTGTGCACAAATAAACTGGCAACCACTAGTTAATAATCTGGCAAATGCACGCCAACATTATTGTAAGCAATTGTGAGTTACGTGATATGATTAAGTTAAATAACTTGGCAAATGTGCACAAATAAACTGACAACAGTTTGTTAATAATCTGGCAAATGTACCCTAGACAAATTTTTGCTAGCGAATACTAGTTACATGGTATGGTTaaggcaaataaaatacttgATAAGTGTGCACAAATAAAATAGCAACATCATATTAAATAACCTGACAAGTATACATCGTCAAATAATGATGGGATCCGTAGCTATCTCTACCGATGGGATCTAAGTTTGTTTCATGCAATGATGCGATATGAAAGCTTCGTGGGGCTCCAATTTCCCCGAATTGGCTCATATAGCAGTTTTGCAGTCATTTGTTTTAgcacttcctccgtccaataaaggatgtttcaattttgaccaaatttgaatgcatctatacactaagtcatgtttagatacattcaaattttgacaaacttgagatattttttgttggataGACGAGTTCTGTAGTCTTGTTGTCTTAAGGCCCGAGttgctgagttttttttttatggaactGCTGCGGCACGCGCACAGAAGAAATAAGCTGGTTGCTTGCTACGCAGGCCAAAAGAAAGTGGGCCAGTGAATGCACATCCGCACGGACAAACTGGGCCGCATGCAGGCCGGTTCGTGGGAATCCGCAGAGCGCACGACGGTACACGCGCTCGGGagcgggcgccgccggccatccATACGCAGCGAGGCCGCTGCGGGCGTTGCGATCTCCAAAAAAGAAACCCTCCGTTGCAAATCATATTACTCCGTAGTACAAAAACCTAGAAAAACAATCAcacctcctctcctccgtTGCTCGAAAGCAGCACGAGCAGGAGGAGATTAGGCAGTTGCATCGGCGGCGTCGAAGATGAGCGACGACGTGGTATGGCACTGCATCAGCCACGGTCACTGCAGCTTCATGGCCAAGTACGGTAGCTTTTGCCctcatatttttattttttgtttacgTGTTTGTTGCTTCTTCTGATGGCAATGGTGGTCTTTTGCGCAGGATCACGACGGGGATCTTCTGCCGGAATCCCTACAACGTGACGGGTATATGCAACCGGAGCTCTTGCCCACTCGCCAACAGCCGATACGCGGCATACGCCACCATCCGAGACCACGACGGTGACTAATCACTACCTCATCGCTCTAAGTATTACGGTGACCAATTCTCAAGTGCCAACCTTAATTTGTAGTCGTTGTAAAATACCGTAGATACTAACTACCAGTGCTTATCCGGCAACAGGGTTGTTAGCCTGTTCTGTTGAGATCCTAACTCCTTTATAATCTCTTTGTAAACCCTAACTCTTGTTGTATAAATACAAAGCATCGGTAGGGATGTTCCCCACGCCAAACCAAATCTtttcacttggtatcagagcctgaTCCAATCACACCATGTCGTCTGCTGCGCTCTCCGGCTCTGAGCTAGTCGGAACGATCTCGTTTCCTGTCGGTGCTACCATGTCAGTGTCGACGCTCGGCGGTCTCATCAGCGTCCGGCTGAACCGCGACAACTTCCTGCTCTGGCGCACGCAGGTTGAAGCAGCTCTTTGTGGGCCGAACCTCTTCGGCCACCTCGACGGCACCATCGCCGCCCCAGCCGACATGATCACCAAGGGCACGGGCAACGATGCTGCTCGGCGCATCGTCAATCCGGCCTACATGCGCTGGTTCCAGCATGACAAAACTGTCGTTAGCGTCCTCCTCTCCTCAATGTCGGAGGGAGTCCTGGTGCAAGTCACAAGGCTCAAGACTTCCACTGAGGTCTGGGCCGCTCTCCTTGCCATGTTCTCGTCTCAGAACAGAGCTCGGATGGCTCAGATCCGCTACCAGCTGTCCaacctgaagaagaagaacatgtCAGGGGCCgacttcttccacaagatgaAGGCACTCGCTGACACGATGGCATCGATCGGCAAGGTGCTCGACGACGAAGAGGTCATCGGATATAAGCTCGCTGGACTCAGACCTGAGTATGAATCCCTTGTATCTTCTATAACCACACGTGCAGAGCCTGTCACGCTCAATGATTTTTACTCATACTTGTTGAGCCATGAAACTCGCATTGAGCAACTCAGCTCGACCATGGAGTTTCAGTCGTCCGGTAACAGCGCGACGCGCCACGGCAACAATAACCGCTCCCGCTCTTCCAACCGCGGTGATCGGGTGACCGCGGCCAGGCGAACCCCGGTTACCAGCAGCAGAACCGGGGCCATCAGAACTCCGGTGGTGGCGCTGGCGTGGACGTCCCAAGTCCACGTGCCAAATCTGCCACAAATACGGCCACGACGCGCTGCGATGCCACAATCGCTTCAACCACGCCTACTCCGTGGAAAGCTCCCACGCCACCAACTCTTCACCGACCGGCTACCATGTTGATACCAACTGGTATGCCGACACTGGCGCCACCGACCACCTCACGGGTGATCTCGACAGGCTGACCATGCACGAGCGCTACACCGGCAAGGATCAAGTTCAGGTCGCCGATGGCGCAGGTTTGAAAATTTCGCATATCGGTCATTGTGtatgtcgtaccagtggcccacggggtcccactgatacgggacgcgtgggtcgccagtgatgaatccccgtcaggaaggcctcccgggaagcgaaaGGTCCGGAAAGCCTGCCTCAAGGAGACGGTCCTTGGTGAAGGCAAAGCTAAGGGCTGGAATAGAAgaagcacccgggaaccctgGTCCCAGGAAGTGGAGGAAACGCCTCCCCAGCAACTAGCCGGGTGCGCTAGTCGGGAAGGGGCATCCCAGCAACCCATGCTAGGGCATGAAGGCGaggcccgcagaacagtgaagacaggacaagacaaCGGTcacagtgcatttaatgcatcGACAGGAGTcctatcagcaggcctagtcttgctcggcaaggctagggcgtctactctacaaatcattttttctaccgtgtacagtgaaCCGGGAGACGTGTCACGCAGCATGAGAcgacacctgtggtatccccttgtctataaaaggagtaCCAATGCaatcggtcaaagggttccgatCAGTCTTAGTTCTAGCTCTACTTAGAGTCATAGCCAAGTAGCTCCCCGGGAACTCCCGGGGGCACCTTGtaagtgtaacatcccaattttcaaaactcttcatatgcattgcatatcataagcatcatgtcacccttgcatttgatcactttcaaaaccctaaaatttgcccagaaaacgattttgcaaagatgcctttatttgattttgggctttgatcttgctcttgagtatttgcattttaacccatgagggtgttgtggtaaaaagggatttaatgcatatatagagctatcccataaatttgcttttgaaagtattttgaaaaataatttgtttcgatagcctaacgGCCCTAAaggccattttataggcaaatgtatttttaaatatttcattttgagaaaattcttgttccaaaagttagatcatatgaaaatatgattttacaaattttgttgcattttatttggagtgatttggagcttcgaatcaatttcgaggttcaaaaacagaaattagataaaagaaaaggaaaaaccggaccgaaccggttAAACCAAACCGAACCGAttaaaccggaccgaaccggcccgaaccggccggcccgctctcactgaccggtgggacccgcgctcatcgtcatcttcaacctccgtccgagaaatccggccacgcgcgccccgcgaactgcccacgactccacctccgatttctccgcgctcgggCCGTTTCCTCgaaatccttgcgcgtcaccccgaagccctcgcttttctcTACCACCTCCCCCCAACCGCTCGCTCGATTTCGCCTCGGTTGCAAtttaattgctcgccggagttgcactcggccgccgccgttttccgcgtctcgccgccgttccgatgagtctccgcccgcgccgaccccctaatcttcctcctctcttccttgcgcaCGCTGTGACGCGAGCCAGCCgcgatttggagctccgcGCCTCCATccgccgtcttccccggcgccggccgccgcccgtccgcgcgccgcctccgcctcccgctccgcctggccgcgccgcccgcctgcgccgcccgcgcgccacCTCCGCGAAgccacgcccgcgccgcctgcccgcgcccaCCCGCTGCCCCACGCGCGCCGTGctgcgccgccccgcgccgtccgcgccgctccgcctccggccgcctgcccgcgccgtcgccggcgagctAGCCCGCCGGCCGAAACCCTAGGTGCCGGCCAATCGCTTGCTGCCACGTggcgagattttttttttaattatttgttttattttaattcggctgaattagataatgcacttttgcagaaaagcccctgcaacttcaaagcctcatatcttttaaaccgtttgtccaaaatttacgatccacacctttctggaatcgtcacaacgtgtagaatattttggcactgtttaattcCAGTTTTGAACTACTTAGATagaagctatttacagaatgattgaatatggtttaaattccaaatgaattgtttcaaaataattttgagcatgttagcttgctataaatttttttaaacttgttctctatccattaggagcagaaaagaaattattttgtgtataatcatggcatacaagttttaAATATTGCTATATGTTGCAAAaaccgcacaatcttttgttttaaaccctatccaggtattatgcatattaattaccactttgatgttgtataatcggtccaaatcatttgaaaaacttttcaaaacagaaacgaaactttCTACTTTAAAAGTAACCTTcgttgtgcatcatcatagcatatgcatcatggcatgattttgtattgagtgttgtgtttattgtgtgtgttccttttattttagattgtgtggagtgtaatcattgttgttgcgaagagtgcgagaactaccacaaccttggacaaggcaagttcactttgatcatatcccgttattattgttgttttaaaatgcttatgcattagtgttgttggtagagatgcattgataggactattactcgtacctctatgctagctataaatcccaggcaGTATAATTTACACTCGCCgttaccttgccaccaaattgccatcgattttagttgaatgctaggctatggtagtatcgtgggggaaataactacattatgatatggttatgcctttggctatatgaaatgttttgttagatgtaaggcaaaacaactaattcaatgaaccatcctgggtgggctgctttgaggattttgaggattagcggcgtcaggtccatttctatgggtccctctgagtcgagttcctgtggattcaggaatggatcgtccatggacgtctctcccgtggattcggggagcgcctacgttgcaaatgtggaatgccacctggggtaacagaGACTgcactagtttcctgtttagtagcttccagtacaaccacatggtaatatgggctctgccaggatggatgtaagacatatgatcctggatccgagggattgtgcagatgtagccgtgtaggtgggaacgtaggtccctcaggtggtctgggtgattatggtgtgaaaattcctgtaatcgatgccgttgctactctaccctgaggacagcaagggattaacacgtcgatttcttgtgggtaaagtgtacaacctctcgagagtgtcaaactaagtacttagccgtgtccccggttacggacaatcatgagcaactagatattggggctgtaaggaaagtctcactcattccaatttcttaaataaaatgaatggtttgaacagggtaggagcacttgaagaatccacttcaatgtactctaggttaatagaagcatgggtgtgtctaccccgtgtccattagtcaacattattataacattcctttgtagtagggtaatttatgttctgcttccacgcaaacagcctgaactccaccttgccaaatactgcatatacttggtaggttctgatataactcctagtgaatcttgccaatacattcaatgtattgaccctagtggctgcatcgtttaatgatgcaggaagctccgacgacgagtaagatgtatgttctacttgtttgggttacgggcttacattccaacacgctctcaccgtggtgttgatgtgcccttgtaccTTTCACTTTCCGcagctaaacagttgttttatttctagctaacccgtgaggttatgcgagttgtatgtacctttttaaattctggatgattcgttatAATATtaagacctttgttctatgatattacatcttgaaactctGTGTgttagtgagtcgatccagggactagaaCTAAAGCACAAagatcgaacccgtatacGGGGACGGTCGCTTTAGTAAGCCTCATACATAATCTTGAATACAACTAAAAGCAgaacgtagggtgttacacctccgaaTGGCCCGAACTTGGGTAAATTCATGTGTCGACACTTCGTATCtttcgtcacgccggcgatcgccggagcaatcgcctcgccctccaccgaaccaaaaaggggctgctcggcatccccggtgccggagacccgtgcagAGAGCTTCGGGCGACCAccggcgtcatcgtcttcaccACCGGCTTCTTCATCCACGACATCCTCAACGATtagctcgccatgccacccaagaaggcagacaaGCCcctcgacttgcgcgacaccctcgccatgcgcactcgatcccacgacGCCACGCGCCTGTCGCAAGTACAAGGGGACCAAGGGTCCCCTCCACCTCCTTGgccgtcggcagacaaccgACTGAGGGGGCCTGCGACGCCTAGAGCCGGAGCCAGCCGTGCGAGCGACCTCAACATCGCGCGCTCCAGTCAGCGAGTCCACTCGTGGGCTGAGGACGCGCAGCGACAGCTGCGCCATGACGACAGtgcgtcgcgtgcgacgccaacggagtctcgccccacacatccgagggcaacgggtgacagggcggagggcagtcGGTCggagaaccggcagcctccctCCCAAACCCTGACGGAAGCTATCATGGCTGCGCGTGTcgtggtgcgctacgagccaccgcaaggtaCGCCGGTGCATGACgtgtggagtgcggagctggacaTGCTCCTTGCGCTCGCTACCCAACAGCCGTAAGGCGAGGGCGGCCCAGTCGGTTCGAGCCGgggacagaacccgggacgtggagacgcgccccgcgtctcgtGGCACAGTGAGCACCCTCCCCCAtcgggagggcaaggaggcgaggatcccgaggGATACTcagactcgtcaccgaccgtcacgCCAAGTGACGCTCGAGGCATCCTGAACGCCTGCCAGtaggaagacctccgccagcTCTTGcagtgccggcgccggctcgaGGCAGAATGCTcgcgcccagaggagcaggaagatgctcccatgggcgccgatgacggctgcgccgcgttcactcgcgagctgcgccgggtgacatggccccgcaagttccaagcgccgacgctcgggacgtacgacgggaccatgaatcccaaggactttctcctgacctacacgttgggcatgcacgctatcggtgccgacgacaaggtcagggccaactggttcccgatggtcctcaaaggatcagcgaggacttggttgctcaacctgcccgccgggtccatagcctcctgggctgacctgcgtgagcagtttgtgaacgcgtTTCAGGGCAGCTACAAGCGCatgggaaccatggcggaactgcacactgTAGTGTAGAAACCGGGGTAGatgttgcgggacttcaccaataggttctccaacctctcctactccatcctaGAGGCAGAAGCGGCCGCAATAATCAACACGCACGCCATCAACTTCTgcgacccgaagatgcgtgagaagttgaacacgcaccggatccggactaCAGGGGATCTACACGCTCTCgcacacaagtgcgcgatggccgaggaaggacgcttggcgcccgagcttgccgccaaagcggcggcaaacccacccgagggcttcgggaagaagggctcccggaaacgcggtgggaagcaagtgcttgccgcggagccgggGACTCCcgagaggcccaccaagaaggcggcgtcggtggaagcatcgggtagcaagccggtggtggccgcgcgctgccccatccacaccaacgccacccatgacgcgcaggactgccgcactctccagat includes:
- the LOC100821018 gene encoding uncharacterized protein LOC100821018 isoform X1, with the protein product MPMPKRPISPPRPAARLRSLAPGGLGLAAAAYVGTDYLRHLSPSLHGRLQPALWPALALATAARAPFYRRWEAELRTAPRFLAALTFMLAALLCEAISVRFVSSVLGRQWHSSIVWILGCHLPVLGNINTLGTLFNNISFHCIYLSAKYFHFAPFEAYTNSVILKELNLDSSDAIHRSTAPLPDTGQWLLLALNERLPQTVVDLLRAQIITLHHYLMLFIMLGFSALFDCIKGPGLGIATRYMFTMAVGRFLRTITFLATILPSPRPWCAEARYQIPYHYHPWAQKYYAPYASDPAAIRRVMQEDMPYAIVQDYAVEYRPEWGHMNFLIDILRPTAGEGPSWYHLLKKASGGCSDLIYSGHMLVAVLTAMAWTEAYGGWISVVIWFLVLHSAQREIRGRHHYTVDCIVAIYVGILLWRMTGFIWSARDSNRARRLTKLDEVHNRLFRAAKDSDMNEVRRLLSEVELVGEARKGFSQGVILSFAAFMIIFTLLFVLLAFKLTRDG
- the LOC100821018 gene encoding uncharacterized protein LOC100821018 isoform X2: MPMPKRPISPPRPAARLRSLAPGGLGLAAAAYVGTDYLRHLSPSLHGRLQPALWPALALATAARAPFYRRWEAELRTAPRFLAALTFMLAALLCEAISVRFVSSVLGRQWHRSTAPLPDTGQWLLLALNERLPQTVVDLLRAQIITLHHYLMLFIMLGFSALFDCIKGPGLGIATRYMFTMAVGRFLRTITFLATILPSPRPWCAEARYQIPYHYHPWAQKYYAPYASDPAAIRRVMQEDMPYAIVQDYAVEYRPEWGHMNFLIDILRPTAGEGPSWYHLLKKASGGCSDLIYSGHMLVAVLTAMAWTEAYGGWISVVIWFLVLHSAQREIRGRHHYTVDCIVAIYVGILLWRMTGFIWSARDSNRARRLTKLDEVHNRLFRAAKDSDMNEVRRLLSEVELVGEARKGFSQGVILSFAAFMIIFTLLFVLLAFKLTRDG
- the LOC100821018 gene encoding uncharacterized protein LOC100821018 isoform X3, producing the protein MRIATFLRGKASAFCSIVWILGCHLPVLGNINTLGTLFNNISFHCIYLSAKYFHFAPFEAYTNSVILKELNLDSSDAIHRSTAPLPDTGQWLLLALNERLPQTVVDLLRAQIITLHHYLMLFIMLGFSALFDCIKGPGLGIATRYMFTMAVGRFLRTITFLATILPSPRPWCAEARYQIPYHYHPWAQKYYAPYASDPAAIRRVMQEDMPYAIVQDYAVEYRPEWGHMNFLIDILRPTAGEGPSWYHLLKKASGGCSDLIYSGHMLVAVLTAMAWTEAYGGWISVVIWFLVLHSAQREIRGRHHYTVDCIVAIYVGILLWRMTGFIWSARDSNRARRLTKLDEVHNRLFRAAKDSDMNEVRRLLSEVELVGEARKGFSQGVILSFAAFMIIFTLLFVLLAFKLTRDG